TTAGCATAACCTAAGTTTATGTTACTCAGTAAGAATTATGCTGGACAATAGATGTCCACATGTGTCTGTTGTAGTAGGTCAAATGTAGACATCTAATGTCCTAACACAAGAGACATAACAGATGAAAAACCAACACTTATATCTTCTTGTAAGAGTAGAACATACGTACCAAGGGTGGCCATTATAGCAGCAAAAACAATAATTCCAACTGGTTGTACCCGCAATTTTCCAATTGGATATTTGTAAATGTTTATGTTTTTCATTGACACATGAGTGAACCAAAGAATACCCCCAGCCATTAGATCTAGCAATGAATCTAGAGTTGAAGCAGCAATAGCTAAGGATCCACTTCTTATTGTTGCAAATATCTACAGTTCATAATACATGTTAGTCTTTCATTGACAACCCTGATTTCAGACTTATGAGGGCATTGGAAGTGGCCTAGAATTAGATATGGTGACTTATGAGCAGTAGCAATCGCACAGTTGAACGACACAACTAACCAAGTAGGCCGGCCATAAGGTTAGTTTACCAGTATCATAGTTGCTGACATAGCAAAAGGACATTATAAAGAAATAGTTATAGTGAGATCACCTTAAATGCCAACAAGATAATATTTGCATAATTGGAGATCATCATAGCCTTTTCGTGTTGGTGCTCTTCCACATTATGGTGATCCTCATCATCACTACTGTTTGATATGCCTATGGAATCAACTTCTTCGAATGACCTCAAAGTAGCAAATTGTCTCTCATAATAATCCTTCTCTCCTGCAAAGCCAAGGTCCAGAGCTTTTAAGTTTCATAAATGAAAGAACATAGAGGCTCAGGTGGAATTCTTCTGAACAGACCTTGAACAAAAGATTTACATGCACAATCTTGTAAAATATCAACTGAATAAGAGCATACAATGTCTAAATTCCAAAAATTTAAAACCTTAATCATATTGGCTTgaactaattaaaaaaaataaaatcacatcGAGATTCTAACAAGGATTAAAGCCGTACCTTCGATGAGACCAAGAGTTTTAGAGATGTCGATGTTAAAAGGGGTCTCAGGATCAACACCAGACCTGACTTTATGAGGTAATTTAgatacaaaatcccttccaagtGAATTCACCGAATCACGCCTAATGAGTAACTTTCCTCCTCCTGTAATTACAGATTCTAACCCTGTTTCCACCAACAATGGCGTTTTAGCTTCCCCATTAACTCTCTCCATTCCTCGAAAACACGAACTTCTCTCTTCTCCCAAAGATTCCTGAACAAAACTCCAGGAAGGATCAACTCAGGTGAAGAACCAACTCCATTAGCTCTAAACCAAGCAAATGAAAAAAGAGGAACAGAATGGGAAATGATTCTTAACTGAATCGTGCAGTAGGAGGTATGTATAGCATATGTTATATTATGTTGCCAAAGGTTTTATTGAATAATCATTATAGACGGTGACGTATTATTATTAACCGATCAGTTTCAAGCCTTACAAATTTGACTTggtctgttttttgttttttcacagcCAATTACGGAATAGACAACAACTGTACTTTGCCTTGACTCTCTCGTGACGCCTGAAATGCCATTGAACAAGGCCGTAAAGAGGGCTTTCTATTGGTGACTGGGGAGGGGACCAAACTTAATATCTGACAGGTCTTAGTCGGATTTTGATGTATGCTGCTTCTGTCTAGAGCTTAAACTGTTGCACAATACTTGCTTCTTCAATCATTGCAGACTCACTAGGTGTCTAGCTTCAATTGCTCTTGGGTGCAATTTGATTCTATGGGTCACCATGTTCAAGCTAGAATTATTGCAGGTGGAAGAGAAAAAAACATGCAAGTCATtgatgttggttaaacttcaacatagatttcactaacaagctggttaggacaagattaggaaattgatgtaatcctaagggaattagaagtcatctagttctaagaaaaggaaagacatgtaataaggtaataggactaggaaaagaaattcatagttctatatatatatgatcaccaaagttgtggttgatcatatgagcaagattagagcttgtgtttagttttgagagattttctaaacattaataaagagagttgtctttatataagctaagtttcatcttgcagttgtcattaattggtatcagagcttgtttctgagccatggcaaacgaaaccaccattctgggtgcaaaacagttcacgccaccatcaatacaagttccaatcctcaacgccacaaactacacagtatgggccatgagaatgaaggtactgatgaaaatctacaaagtttgggaaacaattgatccaggtacattggacccagacaaaaacaatgttgccattggattactctttcaagcaataccagaatgtcttgttctacaagttggtgaacaagaaacttcaaagaaaatttgggatgcaataaaggcacgtattctcggagctgatcgagttaaagaagcccgtctgcaaaccttaatgtctgaatttgaaagaatgaagatgaaagataccgatactattgatagctttgcaggaaagctatcagagatagcctcaaaagctgcgtcacttggacaatccattgatgaagataaactggtaaagaagtttctcaatagtttaccaagatccaagtatattcatatcatagcttctctcgaacaagtcttagatttaaagaagactagctatgaagatataattggaagattgaaagcatatgaagaaagaatccttgatgaagaaaacaatgaagaaactcaaggaaaactcttgtacacaaactcttaccaacaaaactctgcgacaagaggaagaggtcgtagaagaggtggtagaggaaacagaggccgaggaaggggaggaaggtttaactcacaagatagaaaaacaagtcagaatgatcaaaaccaagggaaagaaaagaaggatagatcaaacattatttgttagagatgtgataaaccaggacacttctcctctgtatgcgctgaaagaatacaaaatatggaagaaacaaacaaaaatgaaacaagggaagcagatacaactcttttcatgcacgaagttgtattcttaaacgaagggaaactaatacaaagaactacgaatcaaaggatggagaagaaggaatctggtatttagataatggagccagcaatcacatgaccgGTAAGAGACattacttttctgaactcaatgagaaaatcaaaggacaagtgaagtttggggatggatcttctgtagaaattgaagggaaaggatcaattctatttcagagcaagaccggagaacagaagcttgtaacaaacatctacttcatcccaaacttagaaagcaacattctaagtttaggacaagctacaaaagttggatgtgatgttaaaatgcgacaagattatctaacagttcatgacccaagtggaagacttttagttagagtctcacgctcacaggatagactctacaagataagtctcatgattggaaggccattgtgtctgaatatgaggctggaagatcagacatggaagtggcacacaaggttaggacacataagtttcagaaccttaaaaactatgtctctaaacaagatggttcgagggctaccacaacaaaacggagtggtggagaggagaaacaggactctaatggagatgacaagaagttctttaaaggctatgcaggtacctaattatctatagggagaagctgtacgacactccacatacctaataaacaggatacctacgaaagctctgaaatacatgactccatatgaaagtttgcgaaagagaaaaccaaacatatatcatttaagagtgtttggttgcaaagcatacgaaaaagttgattctgcaactcttaagaaactggatgatcgatcttaGACTCTTGTGAAtataggaattgagcctggatccaaagcttacagattattcaatccaacaaagaaaagagtaatagtgagtcgagatgtggtattcgatgaaaaagaaaactggaactggaaagaaactaatgatggaccaagtagggatccaggaatgtttcgcatgagatggggtcaagtaactgatgaaggcgaaggacccataatcatcaataccaatggaaacaatgatgttaatcaagaagaagaagagaataatgaaaacactgagaataacgaagaagtagaagaagaagaagatgaagaggagatcgatgaaataactcaacccattccactgcgaaaatcaacaagacagatacaaaatccACAGTatatggaggattatgttcttcaagctgtagaagaatgtgagattatgctactttctgttaatgatgaaccaaggaattttcaggaagaaaagttctcgactaaatggacacaagcatgtagagaagaaattatttcaatcaacagaaacaagacttggtttctagttgataagccagaggcagcatcaaactcatgggaaattcaccacttagacgttaagacaacattcttacatggtgaattgcgagaagatgtgtatgttgaacaaccagaaggttttgaagtaaaaggacaagagcataaggtttataagttatcaaaagctctatatggtctaagacaagctcctcgagcctggaatacaaagttagatcaaatcttaagagaaatcagatttgttaagtgctctaaagaaacatcagtatacagaagagaagaaaagggaacgcttcttgtgattgcagtctatgtagatgatctatttttgactggcaactcccttaaggtgatcaatgagttcaagagagaaatgtcatcaaagtttgagatgtcagacctcgaaaaactcacttattaccttggcatagaagtccatcaaggagtagatgggattcagattaaacaagaagcttatgcaaggagaattctgaaagaagcaggacttgaaacttgtaatccaactaagataccaatggagtttggacttaaagttttaaaagcacaagaagaagctgagattgatccaatgagttatagaagaaatgttggatgccttagatacttgttacacacaagaccagatttggctttctctgtagGAGTAGCAatccgttatatgcagagtccacgcaagtctcatggtgatgtaataaagcagatattgagatatctaagaggaacaatcagctatggattgaagtatggtcgaggaggatcaaaaggaattgttgggtatagtgacagcagtcataatattgaccaagatgatggaaaaggtacaactagtcatatattttatctaggagaagcacctattacatggtgttcacagaagcaagacactgtagccctctcatcctgtgaagctgagtttatggatgCAACAGAAgtagctaaacaatcaatatggcttcaagaactgttgggtgaaatcaaaggaagagaacctgaaaaagttctcatcaagattgataataagtctgcaattgcactcactaaaaatccagtgtttcatgggaagacgaaacacattcacaaaaggtatcatttcatacgagaatgtatcgagaaggagatcatcaacgttgaacacataccaggaactgagaagaaagcagatatattgacaaaggcattagctcggatcaaatttgaagaaatgagacaattgattggagtacaagatatgtcacgggtaaggttgaagcttaacggggagaatgttggttaaacttcaacatagaagtcactaacaagctggttaggacaagattaggaaattgatgtaatcctaagggaattagaagtcatctagttctaagaaaaggaaagacatgtaataaggtaataggactaggaaaaggaattcatagttctatatatatatgatcatcaaagttgtggttgatcatatgagcaagattagaacttgtgtttagttttgagagattttctaaacattaaTAAAGAGAGttatctttatataagctaagtttcatcttgcagttgccattaattgatGCTAAAAGTCTTGGTATATCTTTCTCTGGCATTCTCTTGTTGCATTGTTCAGGCGTAACATGTCTAGATGTTGTGAATCACGGGACTCGGTCACTGATTGGAATTAAGTATTTGTGTTCTATAGTTGAATATCATGGATGATTACATACCCCAACGgcaaattattagtttatatttGGAGGAAGTTTCTCGTATGCTGTCGCCGACAGAGATGGCGTAACCAACTCTTCTGTATATGATTTCCTAAAGCTGCAAGATTTCAACTGAATATGAGGAATCTCAAGAGAGACTGTTTCAAGTTGCAGTACTCATAGAAAAAACAAGAAAGAACAAAATGAAAAAGAACTGaactaaaaaagaacaaaaaacttTGTTTCCCGTCAGGGGTTAACTTTACAATCAGATGTTCTGCATACATTCCAAAACAGCACATCAGCTAACACTACTAGTGTAATGAATACAATTCGAAATGGTTTCGTTCTAATCACCACAGAAAAGGATACCGGAACATTCAACTCTTGAACAAACCATGATCTATGGTACTAAGAAAATCTATCACCCAGTATTCGTATATTATGAGTTGTACCTAAGAGACTTCTTCTCTTTCAGACACTAAgagcaacattttttttttctttcttatttctaTTACAAACAGTTGAGCAAATAACTGCTATTCTTTTCTTTAAGTGGACAGTGGACATAACTGCTATTCTTTCTCAAAGATATCTAAATCAAGAGAGAACCGAATGTGACAATTGAAGATACAGATGATAAAAAGAACCCAAATAGGAGCAGTGGTAATGAGTTTACATGTTGGGATCAGGTCCAGCTGGTTTTGAGGCCAGAAGAGGTTGGAGAGCTTTAACAACGATTGTCATATTTGGTCGAAAATCTGACTCGTACTGAACACACAATGCTGCAACTGCTGCcatctgattcagttaacataaACATGAAAAACCAATCAAAATAAGAAATGTGAAAAGACAAATTTTCTCAAAGCAGCATTTCTTACATGCTTATCATATAGATCACAAAGACAAACTAATCCTACAAAAACAGAATATGTATAAGAGAGAGGCAAGACAATGACCTTGGCGATCGCCTTTGGTGGGTAGTCGTTGTTTAGCTTTGGGTCTACACACTGCTTAACCTTGTCCTCACTCAATCTTGGAGTTGCCTGTATTAATTGACAAATCAGAACTAGCATTAATCATCATATACTAAATATATAAAGTATGGAAAGCGCCCAGATTAATCAGAATCAATTGTGTGTTTGATAGAACTTAATTGGATTGATGTCACATTTCAATAAGGATCAGATCTACTGGATTTCACAGGCAGTTTATGTAGTAGCAATATTATTCTGTTCATAACCTCCAGCAACCTTCTGAAAGATTACAAGACTACTTTTCTTACACAAAGGAAAGCTAAAAAGATGCAAAAATCTGCTCCATCTAATGATGGGTTATGAATAGCGGATCACCTATGGAACACGCCGGGTATGGCGATTCTTTCTTGTCCCAATGGGCTCAACCGAAATGGGATTTAAAACACAGTAACCAGCAGTAGTTGAAGAAGAGCCTTCACCGCTACCGCTGGGATCTCTCCCACGATGATGAACCCTTCTGTAACCATTATTTGTACCCATACTAGCATGCCTTCTCTTCTCCAATTCCTGTCGTTAGGCTCTTCTAAGATTTTCCTTCCTTAGTATTGAAGTACTCAACTTTCCTCTACCAATTCTTTTAGTAGTCACAGGTTGTGGAATAGCGTCAAGACCCATCAGCTTTGCAACAACACCAGGTTTACACCAAATCACACTTTCTCCAGCTATAGTTGAAGGCAACAAACTAATATTCCTCTCAAAATCTATATCAAATCCATCTCTACAAGTCCTACCCATCCCTCTGACTCTAATGCTGTTACAAATACTACTACTACTACCACACACTGATTTACGACGACATTCCAAGCCTCCTAAACCGGGTCTAAAGTTAGACCGGTACATTGCATCTCTTCCGTCCAATGAAAACCGCGGGTACTGATTTAACGCATTCCTAGCCGATCTTAGTACATCAGAGTTGTTTACACAAGACATTCTCCGTCTATAGTCACCATACTCATCCAATTTTGCTTTCCTAGCAGCAGCTTCTTCTATCTCTAAATGTAATATCATTTCTTCTAGTGTTGGTGACCTACTGCTGCTAGCTACATTATTCATATTAGTTGTAAAAGTATTACAACTGTTGTTATCTAATAAGAAAGGAGGACTGTGGTTTGTGACTGATAAATTTGATGGTGGGGTTGTCATGAAATGATGCTGATGAtagggtttgattttctggttcaGGGTTGAAGTCGAACCGTCATCGTTGCAGAAGTTTCTAAGGCTTTTCTTCATTTTTGATCCTAATGAGTTCTTGAGAAGAAAGAAGGATAAATCCTTCATGGAGGATTTTGGGTAATTTTATATTATAAGCTTGGCattcttaaaaaaaattgatgaatgAGATTTTAAAGCGTGGGAAGAAGATTAAAAGACGATTTTCATGTAGTAGTAGTGCTTTAAGGTTGCACATCATGAATTGAACGTGAGTTTGAATTGAATGAGGAGCGGTTAACAACATATGACTCATTAATATCACTCACATGACTAGAGGCAGAAAGAAAAAAAGCTCCCTTCACAGGTTTCCCAACGCAATGGAATTTGGGTCGGTCTCAACAAAAAACAATATGTCCAGTGAATGTGGCTAAGGGGTTCGGTTTAAAACCAAGGAATGTCTTTCTATGGAAAATGAACAATGCTTGGGcttaaaagaaaaaggaaaaaaaaaactgcagAACAAATGATGGGTTGAACACGTACCCAAGTAACGAGACTCTGTTGTCCTTTAGGCATGGTATGATCGACTGGCTTTCTTCCTGTCAAGAGCTCAAGCAGAACAACACCGAAACTGTAAACATCACTCTTCAGGGTTAACTGCCCCGTCATGGCATACCTGGATAAATAAACAATGATATGTTAATCCGCAATGCCTCCTAAGAAAATAATTATGTCTATCATCTAGCTTTTATCAACTTCTTAAGCACAAAACCCACAATGTGATGAAGCAATTCTCAGGTCCAGAACAATTTAACTGTTCTCCAAGCTCAGGTTTGTTAATTGGCGTAAATGTTTCTTCAATAATGATACTTCATGTGTATATTATGTGGGATATAACAACATAGAAAGGTAAAACGATGTTAAGGTAAACGTACTCTGGAGCATGGTATCCAAAGGTTCCTAAGACACGAGTTGAATGTAAACGAGCTGCTGTATCTGGGGACTGATTGGTCAGATTGAAATCAGCTATTTTTGCAGTAAAATCGTGAAACAGAAGAACATTACTAGACCGGATATCCCGATGCACTATAGAAGGTTGGACTCTTTCATGGAGGTACTCAAGACCTCTCGCAGCACCAAATGCAATTTTGACTCGTTGGGGCCAAGTGAGAACTGGACCAGGTTCTGCACCTTGTACTCCTTTCCTACCTGTGCAAGAAAAATAACCTCAACTCTGATCAAGTAAAAGCCTGcaaaattaaaaatatttaaaactgGGTCAATCCAACTATGGATAAATTACCATGTAAGATGTCATGTACTGTGCCCATCGTTGCGTACTGATAAGCAAGGATACGATTATTGGCATCCAAACAGTATCCCAGCAACTCAACAAAGTGCTCGTGTTTTAGTCtagaaactgttgataactgcACCGACACATGTTTGCATTTAAATCATTGCATATGAATATAGCACAGAGAAGTAGTGCTTCTGGAGACTTTGAAGTTACCTGAGATGCAAAATCAGAATCTGGTTCTTGTGATGTATTGGCATCTAGTTTTTTTATAGCAGCAACATCCCCGGTAGGCAACTGTCCGTAGAAAACCCGTCCATATGACCCTTCTCCAATTAAAGATTTTTGTCCAAAATTGTTTGTAATTTTGTTCAAATCCTCCAAGGCCAGTGCTGGTATTTCTATAGGTAAGATCTTTGGAGGACCATTAGCCCTGGTTGGTTGGGAACTTCTCTGTTGTCCTCTATCATTCCCTAAAATAAAGAAATCCGGTGCATAGTTATACCCACCAAAAAGTAGAGTTTCGTGATAGATTACAAATGTGAATGAATCACCAAGGAACTGATTCAATTTTCATCTCTAATAAACATCTACCACGGTGCCAAATGACTGCAAGATCCCTCAAAATCAGAGCTTACTCCCTGTTAAGTTTTCAATACCAGTCTACTTAAATTACATAAGCTAAACAGATACTAACGTTGCAGTAATAGTTGAGCGGACGTCATTCTACTAATGACTTTCTAATGTAAGACTGCAATTTTGGTTGAAGCAACATTTAAACTGTGTTTTGGGTTTGAAAAGTTCAGCAGTTTTACATGGGCGTGGCAGGATATGTTGACACCAAGACGAGTGGTATCACATTGTGAATATGTGTAGCTTTAAGAACTCATTTCCAATCCATAAGCCTCAACGATTTTTGTTTCAGTTGTTCTCTTGTGCTAGGCAACTTAGCCGGGGGAGGCTCATATAAAGGATATATGATGGACTATCTTCGTTTAATGGTTGACATAATAGATAGAAGGTCTCTTCAGAGCTATGGATTAGGTGACTGAAAGACTAAATCCTAATTAGATGATAGTGTGCATATTCTTAAGAATCTAACACCTACCTTCAGGTTCTGACAAATCAATTGATAATTCCTGGGTAAATACTAGATATACCAAAGAAGTATAACGAAACAAATTGTTTCCTGGAGGATCTCAATACCAAAGGTTAGTGATAGAACACGAACTATTCCTAGATATTGCATTTTCGTTGCTACTCTATGCTAATAAAAAAACGAAAAGAAGATTAGAAATGTGAAAACCTTACCGTACTGATTCCCCCCTTTGGGTGGGGCTGTGTACTGGTTATTAGCAGGGGGTCCATGGTTCTCCTCTTCCGTTCCCGCACAGCATAACATAGTGAAAACAGTACAGAAACGAAACTTAGACGTGGTTCAATTCACGTATCAAGCACCAAACCTGtaacataaaacaaaacaaaaaaattagttgttcATATGGACCATATCAAACTAAGCTATCAATTTCTACACTACCCAAAAACATAGCTAAGAGAAGAccataacaaaaacaaaacaaaaaaacttctACAAAATTCACTTCAGAAGAATCAATATCGAACTCGAAGCTTAATTTTGATCAAAAGCAAGATAATTGATCAACAATACACACAACAAACTAGTAGATAATCTATTGatgaaattaatcaaaactaaaaaaatctTAATTGGCGAAAAATAGTTTGAAAAGGAGAGAATGAAATGATCAGCGATGGAAGAATAAATGAGGGAATTTTGAGAAATACCTGACAGATTAGGATCGGATCAACAAGGAGAGAAAGGCTGTCAGTTGGGCCTGATTGTTTAGGGGAAGGCAGGAATGAAAAAAAGATGTCAATGAGTTCCGCGGGAAAGTAGTTTTTAAGGTCATAACCGTTTACTTACTTAACAACCATTTTTAAGAAACAGGTCagcattcaatcttcattctTCTCATCTCTCCGTCCAGCAACTCTTTACTTGTCTCCACGTTGCACGTTCCTCCTACTACTGCTATCAAATAAGCATCTCTTTTTCTTATTTATTGTTACTGCTGCTCGACTCCCAAGTTTGTTTCGCTTTTCTTATTTATTGGTATTTTGGATATAATCACGGGGAATCGGAGATTCCCGATGAACGTTCGGCTCAgtggttccttttttttttgttatattgtCATTGTTATCACCAGATAGTAAAACTCCCCGATTGGGTATACCTAGACTAATTGATTTTGTTCCCAATCAAAACAATGTGATAAGGGGTATCTAAAAACAGGGACGTCTTAAAAAATTTGGGTGCTCTAGAAGAACATAAAATATgaagttttttttatatattaactGCATCACTGTTTGAGTTGGAGTTTTAGTTTACGGGGAAATAAATTCACATGATGAAAGGATTAGCTCGCATTTGGTTCGGC
This portion of the Papaver somniferum cultivar HN1 chromosome 11, ASM357369v1, whole genome shotgun sequence genome encodes:
- the LOC113320276 gene encoding probable protein kinase At2g41970 — protein: MLCCAGTEEENHGPPANNQYTAPPKGGNQYGNDRGQQRSSQPTRANGPPKILPIEIPALALEDLNKITNNFGQKSLIGEGSYGRVFYGQLPTGDVAAIKKLDANTSQEPDSDFASQLSTVSRLKHEHFVELLGYCLDANNRILAYQYATMGTVHDILHGRKGVQGAEPGPVLTWPQRVKIAFGAARGLEYLHERVQPSIVHRDIRSSNVLLFHDFTAKIADFNLTNQSPDTAARLHSTRVLGTFGYHAPEYAMTGQLTLKSDVYSFGVVLLELLTGRKPVDHTMPKGQQSLVTWATPRLSEDKVKQCVDPKLNNDYPPKAIAKMAAVAALCVQYESDFRPNMTIVVKALQPLLASKPAGPDPNM